Proteins encoded together in one Planctomyces sp. SH-PL14 window:
- a CDS encoding DUF1501 domain-containing protein — translation MPMEFVTRRQMLSRASCGFGLAALSGLMADPAFGAAPQAANALAPKDPHFPARARSVIFLYMDGGPSQVDTFDPKPRLQAENGQPFKMKIQPTQFDNVGNTLGCPWDFRNCRESGLPISGLFPYLRECADDLCVVRSMTSEFSEHTNANYFLHTGHGLQGRPSMGAWVTYGLGSECQNLPAFVVLNSGLIPPGGLECFGSGFLPAAFQGSIFKRGAMPVANIQRLEPGEAIQRRKLDLIARLDQEVLAQTGPQDAIESAIKNYELAFRMQSAVPDLMNLSQETKATQEMYGLDAAWGGTKAFAQSCLVARRLVERGVRFIQLTCPGGNGDRWDQHSSLKEGHEKNAVSVDQPIAALLKDLKSRGLLDSTLVVWGGEFGRTPFAQGADGRDHNPFGFTVWMAGGGVKGGMTYGATDEYGYHAIENKLEMHDLHATMLHLLGIDHERLTVRFGGRDMRLTDVFGHVVKDILV, via the coding sequence ATGCCAATGGAGTTTGTCACCCGTCGCCAGATGTTGTCCCGGGCCTCGTGCGGGTTCGGGCTGGCGGCGCTCTCGGGACTGATGGCGGATCCCGCGTTCGGGGCCGCGCCGCAGGCGGCCAATGCGCTCGCTCCGAAGGATCCTCATTTTCCCGCGCGAGCCCGGTCGGTCATTTTCCTCTATATGGACGGCGGGCCGTCGCAGGTCGACACCTTCGATCCCAAGCCGCGGCTGCAGGCGGAGAACGGTCAGCCGTTCAAGATGAAGATTCAGCCGACGCAGTTCGACAACGTCGGCAACACGCTGGGTTGCCCGTGGGACTTCCGGAACTGCCGCGAGAGCGGGCTGCCGATCAGCGGCCTGTTTCCCTACCTGCGGGAGTGCGCAGACGACCTGTGCGTTGTCCGCTCCATGACGTCCGAGTTCTCCGAGCACACGAACGCCAACTATTTCCTGCACACCGGCCACGGCCTGCAGGGGCGGCCGAGCATGGGGGCGTGGGTCACCTATGGTCTGGGGAGCGAGTGCCAGAACCTCCCGGCGTTTGTGGTCCTCAACAGCGGGTTGATCCCTCCGGGGGGGCTCGAGTGCTTCGGGAGCGGGTTCCTGCCGGCGGCGTTCCAGGGGTCGATCTTCAAGCGGGGGGCGATGCCGGTCGCCAACATCCAGCGGCTGGAGCCGGGGGAGGCGATCCAGCGCCGAAAGCTTGATCTCATCGCCCGTCTCGACCAGGAAGTGCTGGCACAGACGGGACCGCAGGACGCGATCGAATCGGCGATTAAGAACTATGAGCTGGCGTTCCGGATGCAGTCCGCCGTCCCGGACCTGATGAACCTGTCGCAGGAGACGAAGGCGACTCAGGAGATGTACGGGCTCGATGCGGCGTGGGGGGGGACGAAGGCGTTTGCGCAGTCCTGCCTCGTGGCCCGGCGGCTGGTCGAGCGGGGAGTGCGGTTTATTCAGCTCACGTGCCCCGGGGGTAACGGGGACCGGTGGGACCAGCACTCGAGCCTCAAGGAGGGGCATGAGAAGAATGCGGTTTCGGTCGACCAGCCGATTGCGGCACTGCTGAAGGACCTGAAGAGCCGCGGGCTGCTGGACTCGACGCTCGTGGTCTGGGGGGGTGAGTTCGGGCGGACGCCGTTTGCTCAGGGGGCGGATGGGCGGGATCACAATCCGTTCGGGTTCACGGTCTGGATGGCGGGGGGCGGGGTCAAGGGGGGGATGACTTACGGCGCCACCGATGAGTACGGCTACCACGCGATTGAGAACAAGCTGGAGATGCATGATCTCCATGCGACGATGCTGCACCTGCTTGGGATCGACCATGAGCGGTTGACCGTGCGGTTTGGTGGGCGGGACATGCGGCTGACGGATGTGTTCGGGCATGTGGTGAAAGACATTCTCGTCTGA
- a CDS encoding PQQ-binding-like beta-propeller repeat protein, with protein sequence MRSSGLLALALVAFSIPLAVQAESNWPEFRGPHQNGHADGTGYPTRWSDKENIAWKTALPGRAWSSPVIWGNQIWLTNATEDGKKLSAVCLDKTNGTVLHDLPLFEVAVPQFCHKFNSYASPTPLIEEGRVYLSWGSSGIACLDTKTAETLWTRRDLECDHFRGAGASPIVFGNLLIQHYDGHDFQYVIALDKRTGQTVWRTERPKDFRTTDGDVKKAYATPIVVDVAGRPVLISPASKGAFAYDARTGEEIWRILYESFSTSSRPVFGHGHVYLSSGFGKADLIAVRPDGQGDVTASHVTWVEKKQMPSKPSPLLIGDLVYTIGDQGVATCLDAKTGKTVWMKRIGGNYSAAPIYAGGHIYYFSEEGKTTVFKPGTEFEIVAENELPDGFMASPAASDGALYLRTRTALYRVENKTAP encoded by the coding sequence ATGCGTTCGTCCGGTCTGCTTGCCCTGGCTCTCGTTGCCTTTTCGATCCCCCTCGCCGTTCAGGCCGAGTCCAACTGGCCGGAGTTCCGTGGTCCGCATCAGAACGGGCACGCTGACGGAACCGGCTATCCGACCCGCTGGAGCGACAAGGAGAACATCGCCTGGAAGACCGCCCTCCCGGGACGCGCCTGGTCCAGCCCCGTCATCTGGGGAAACCAGATCTGGCTCACGAACGCGACCGAAGACGGCAAAAAGCTGTCCGCTGTCTGCCTCGACAAGACGAACGGGACGGTCCTTCATGACCTGCCGCTGTTCGAAGTCGCCGTCCCCCAGTTCTGCCACAAGTTCAACAGCTACGCCTCGCCGACGCCGCTCATCGAAGAGGGACGCGTCTACCTGAGCTGGGGAAGCTCCGGCATCGCCTGTCTCGATACGAAGACGGCCGAGACCCTCTGGACCCGCCGCGATCTCGAGTGCGACCACTTCCGCGGTGCGGGAGCGTCTCCCATCGTCTTCGGGAATCTGCTGATCCAGCACTACGACGGGCACGACTTCCAGTACGTCATCGCCCTCGACAAGCGGACCGGGCAGACGGTCTGGCGGACCGAGCGGCCCAAGGACTTCCGAACGACCGATGGTGACGTCAAGAAGGCGTACGCCACGCCGATCGTCGTCGACGTCGCCGGACGTCCGGTCCTGATCAGTCCGGCCTCGAAAGGGGCATTTGCTTATGACGCTCGCACCGGCGAAGAGATCTGGCGGATCCTCTATGAGAGCTTTTCGACGTCCAGTCGGCCGGTCTTCGGACATGGGCACGTCTACCTCAGCTCGGGGTTCGGCAAGGCGGACCTGATCGCCGTCCGGCCGGACGGTCAGGGCGACGTAACGGCGTCACACGTCACGTGGGTTGAAAAGAAGCAGATGCCCTCGAAGCCTTCGCCGCTGCTGATCGGCGATCTGGTCTACACGATCGGCGATCAGGGGGTGGCGACCTGCCTCGATGCCAAGACCGGCAAGACGGTCTGGATGAAGCGGATCGGAGGCAACTACTCCGCAGCCCCGATCTATGCCGGCGGACACATCTACTACTTCAGCGAAGAGGGGAAGACGACCGTCTTCAAGCCGGGGACGGAGTTTGAGATCGTTGCCGAGAATGAGCTGCCGGACGGCTTCATGGCCTCTCCCGCCGCCAGCGACGGGGCGCTGTACCTGCGGACCCGGACGGCGCTGTACCGTGTGGAGAACAAGACGGCTCCGTAG
- a CDS encoding epimerase: MLENPLSLDGPVVIAGGAGFLGISLAAHLHDLGVPVVLLSRSRPNVSGPWTHEPWDGRTLGEWRRVLDGAAGLVNLAGRSVDCIKTPDHQDEILRSRVESTRVLGAAMRSIDRPPPVWAQMSTAHIYGDPPTAICTEESAFGVGLAPTVGQAWESAFHESALPSQRKVVLRTSLVIGRDRGAGNGAMGRLGLVARLGLGGRVGSGRQGMSWIHELDMNRLIVAALTTESMSGSYIASAPHPVPQVEFMRELRRAIGMPIGLPAFAWMVRLGARWLLRTDPELALYGRYVVPKRLVEEGFEFKYPTLPAALAEVLASHAP, encoded by the coding sequence ATGCTCGAAAACCCGCTTTCGCTCGACGGCCCCGTGGTGATTGCTGGAGGGGCGGGGTTCCTGGGGATCTCTCTGGCGGCCCATCTCCATGACCTGGGCGTTCCCGTCGTTCTCCTCTCCCGGTCCCGTCCCAATGTGTCCGGGCCTTGGACGCATGAACCGTGGGACGGCCGGACGCTTGGGGAGTGGCGGCGGGTGCTCGATGGCGCCGCGGGCCTCGTCAATCTGGCGGGGCGGTCTGTCGACTGCATCAAGACGCCGGATCATCAGGATGAGATCCTTCGGTCCCGCGTGGAGTCGACTCGCGTCCTTGGGGCGGCGATGCGGTCGATCGACCGGCCGCCGCCGGTGTGGGCGCAGATGAGCACCGCCCATATCTATGGCGATCCACCGACGGCGATCTGCACGGAAGAATCGGCGTTCGGGGTGGGCCTTGCGCCGACGGTGGGCCAGGCCTGGGAGTCGGCGTTTCATGAGAGTGCCCTGCCGTCGCAGCGGAAGGTCGTGTTGCGGACGAGTCTTGTCATCGGCCGGGATCGCGGTGCCGGGAACGGGGCGATGGGGCGGCTCGGCCTTGTGGCGAGGCTGGGGCTGGGTGGCCGGGTGGGTTCGGGTCGGCAGGGGATGAGCTGGATTCATGAGCTCGATATGAACCGGCTGATCGTCGCGGCGCTGACGACGGAGTCGATGTCCGGGAGCTACATCGCTTCCGCGCCGCATCCTGTGCCGCAGGTTGAGTTCATGCGCGAACTTCGGCGGGCGATCGGGATGCCGATCGGGCTGCCGGCGTTCGCGTGGATGGTGCGTCTGGGAGCCCGGTGGCTGCTGCGGACGGATCCGGAGCTTGCGCTCTATGGGCGGTATGTTGTTCCGAAGCGGCTCGTAGAGGAGGGGTTTGAGTTCAAATATCCGACGCTGCCGGCTGCCCTCGCCGAGGTCCTCGCCTCGCACGCCCCATGA